A portion of the Faecalibacterium sp. I3-3-89 genome contains these proteins:
- a CDS encoding glycosyl hydrolase family 28 protein, producing MPNHFFSQNGLTACCTDTSITLFWDKPAAAGAVETYTVLLDDAAAAHTQKTHCTLENLRPETTYSLFVQWRSGSIGELTIRTTPTKRCLDVTASPYSAVGDGKAMNTAALQKAIDDCGEREQIYFPAGVYCTGTLRLHSNMELYLEEGAVLQGTADPEDYLPRISSRFEGTEMECYSSLLNLGTLDHTAGPNCENVILRGKGTIASGGKLLAERIIASERERLKDYLAQNATLVSTCENADTIPGRVRPRLVNMSNCRNIWMEGLTFANGASWNLHMVYSDQIVTDHCTIRSDGVWNGDGWDPDSSTNCTIFACEFFTGDDAVAIKSGKNPEGNIIDRPTKHIRVFDCHSGFGHGICIGSEMSGGVEDVKIWDCDMAVSTSGLEIKVTKKRGGYVRNVEVRDCTLSHVMVHSVGYNDDGIGAPVPPVLEDFRYNRVTLLGRYIDHDHVWHTCPAIELKGFDVPGYEVKNICFKDVVLEDNGGPEQNIRMQYCRNVSFENITVRSGVQPE from the coding sequence ATGCCGAACCATTTCTTTTCACAGAACGGCCTGACCGCCTGCTGCACCGATACAAGCATTACCTTGTTCTGGGATAAGCCCGCCGCTGCCGGTGCGGTCGAAACCTATACCGTCCTGCTGGACGATGCCGCTGCTGCTCATACCCAAAAGACCCACTGTACATTGGAGAATCTGCGTCCGGAAACGACCTATTCGCTGTTCGTTCAGTGGCGGAGCGGCAGCATTGGGGAATTGACTATCCGGACAACACCGACCAAACGCTGTTTGGATGTGACTGCATCTCCTTATTCTGCTGTGGGCGATGGAAAGGCCATGAATACTGCCGCCCTGCAAAAAGCCATCGACGACTGCGGCGAGCGTGAACAAATCTATTTTCCGGCAGGTGTTTACTGCACAGGCACATTGCGTCTGCACAGCAATATGGAACTTTACCTTGAAGAAGGAGCTGTGCTGCAAGGCACAGCAGACCCAGAGGATTATCTGCCGCGCATTTCCAGCCGCTTTGAGGGCACTGAGATGGAGTGCTACAGCAGCCTGTTGAACCTCGGTACGCTTGACCATACTGCCGGGCCAAACTGTGAAAACGTAATTCTGCGCGGCAAGGGAACGATTGCATCCGGCGGAAAACTGCTGGCAGAGCGCATCATTGCAAGCGAGCGGGAAAGGCTGAAGGACTACCTTGCCCAAAATGCCACTCTTGTTTCTACCTGCGAAAATGCCGATACGATTCCGGGGCGCGTCCGGCCGAGACTTGTCAACATGAGCAACTGCCGGAACATCTGGATGGAAGGGCTGACATTTGCAAACGGCGCAAGCTGGAATCTGCATATGGTCTACTCCGACCAAATCGTGACCGACCACTGTACCATCCGGTCGGATGGTGTCTGGAACGGGGACGGCTGGGACCCGGATTCTTCCACAAACTGTACGATCTTCGCCTGCGAGTTTTTTACCGGAGACGATGCCGTTGCCATCAAGTCCGGCAAGAACCCGGAGGGGAATATCATCGACCGCCCGACGAAACACATCCGCGTGTTCGACTGCCACAGCGGTTTCGGACACGGTATCTGCATCGGAAGCGAGATGAGCGGCGGTGTGGAGGATGTGAAGATCTGGGACTGTGATATGGCAGTATCCACCTCCGGGCTGGAGATCAAGGTTACGAAAAAGCGGGGCGGCTATGTCCGGAATGTGGAAGTACGGGACTGCACCCTCTCTCATGTCATGGTGCATTCGGTCGGGTACAACGATGACGGCATCGGTGCACCTGTGCCGCCTGTGCTGGAAGATTTCCGCTATAATCGGGTGACGCTGCTTGGACGATACATTGACCACGACCATGTATGGCACACCTGTCCTGCCATCGAGCTGAAGGGCTTTGATGTGCCGGGCTATGAGGTGAAGAACATTTGCTTCAAGGATGTGGTGTTAGAGGACAACGGCGGCCCGGAGCAAAACATCCGGATGCAGTACTGCCGGAATGTCAGTTTTGAAAATATTACCGTCCGGTCAGGGGTGCAGCCGGAATGA
- a CDS encoding sialate O-acetylesterase codes for MALWINDGLHEAAADIHSFLLVGQSNMAGRGDLTKENAITAPDCFMLRMGRWQEMSEPINVDRAVVEGAVPRSGANLAASFAAQLQKETGAKIGLIPCADGGTRISQWQPGEVLFDHAVFQARLAQRTSALTAILWHQGESDCLAPEQLEAYPEQFQRTMQAFRKELGDLPIVVGELGWPENGFHGTPAELLHEFNRRLPEWAAQLPRCAVVSAKGLTARPDGLHFTTEALRTLGLRYLEAYQSLL; via the coding sequence ATGGCATTATGGATCAACGATGGGCTGCATGAAGCGGCAGCAGATATCCATTCTTTTCTGCTGGTGGGGCAGTCTAACATGGCCGGGCGCGGCGACCTGACAAAGGAAAACGCCATCACTGCACCGGACTGCTTTATGCTGCGGATGGGCCGCTGGCAGGAGATGAGCGAACCAATCAATGTGGACCGGGCCGTGGTGGAAGGGGCAGTTCCCCGCAGCGGGGCAAACCTTGCAGCCAGCTTTGCGGCGCAGCTGCAAAAAGAGACCGGAGCAAAAATCGGCCTGATTCCATGTGCAGACGGCGGCACCCGCATTTCCCAGTGGCAGCCGGGCGAGGTGCTGTTTGACCATGCCGTGTTTCAGGCAAGGCTGGCACAGCGTACTTCTGCGCTTACGGCGATTTTATGGCATCAGGGTGAGAGCGACTGCCTTGCACCGGAACAGCTGGAAGCCTACCCCGAACAGTTTCAGCGCACGATGCAGGCGTTCCGGAAAGAACTCGGCGATCTGCCCATCGTGGTGGGCGAACTGGGCTGGCCGGAAAACGGCTTTCACGGAACACCCGCAGAACTGCTGCACGAATTCAACCGTCGTCTGCCGGAGTGGGCAGCGCAGCTGCCCCGGTGTGCCGTAGTCTCGGCAAAAGGCCTGACAGCACGCCCGGATGGACTGCACTTTACCACCGAAGCCCTGCGCACATTGGGGCTGCGGTATCTGGAAGCTTATCAGAGTCTGTTATAA